Below is a window of Streptomyces genisteinicus DNA.
ACGAGAACCCTTCGGCGCCCTGCGAGGACGCCACCATCCGCACGGCGCTGCGGTACTCCTGCAACAACGTCTTCGGGAAGATGGCCGTCGACCTCGGACAGGACACGGTGCGGGAGACGGCCGAGCGGTTCGGCTTCGGCGACGACTCCCTGGACGTCCCGGTGCGTGCCCACCCCAGCGTCTATCCGGCCGGCATGGACGACGCGCAGACGGCGCTGAGCGGCATCGGCCAGTTCTCGGTGACCGCCACCCCGCTCCAGATGTCGATGGTGTCGGCGGCACTCGCCAACGACGGCGTGCTGGTCTCCCCGCACATGGTCTCCGAGGTGGTGGACTCCGACGGCGACACCCTGGAGTCGTACGAGGACCCCGGGGAGCGCCGGATCGTGTCCTCGTCCGTCGCCGAGCAGCTGCGCAGCGCGATGGTGACGGTCGTCGAGGACGGTACCGGGTCCAACGCGCGGATCGCCGGAGCCGAGGTCGGCGGGAAGACCGGTACGGCCCAGCACGGTGAGAACAACAGCCGGACGCCGTACGCCTGGTTCACCTCGTACGCCGAGGATCCCGGCAGCGGCAGGCAGGTCGCGGTGGCGGTGATCGTCGAGGACTCGGGGGCGGAGCGGTCCGAGGTGAGCGGCAACGGGCTGGCGGCGCCCGTCGCGCAGCGGATGATGGCGGCGGCGCTCGCGGACTGAGGCGGGCCGTCCGCCGGTGCGCGACGGCGGCTCCCCGCCCGCGCGCGACGGCGGACGGGGGTGCCGGCGCCTGGCAGAGGGGTGGGCACCGGCCGTGCGCAGGAGTATGCAGGGACCCGTCGATCCCGACTCCCCTTCCTCTGGAGGCCGTTGTGCGTCTGCTGCCCCGTTCCCCGTCCGGCTGGACCATGGCCGTCTTCGGCGTGCTCGCCGCTCTGCTCGGAGCGGTCGGCCTGCTGGCGCCCGACGCGCTGCTCGCGGTCATGGGGTTCGAGGCCGTGCCGCGGGGACGGCGCGCCGACGAAGACCACACGGCGGTGTTCGTCACCGCGTCCTCCATGGCCGCGGTCAACATGGGCGTCTACTACGTCCTGGCCGCGCTGTCCGACTGGAAGGCGTTCTTCCGCTGGACCGTCCCCTTCCGGCTGCTGACCTGCGCGGTCTTCACCCTCGCCGTGGTCTCGGGCCGCGCACCGGCGGGATTCCTCGGCGTGGGGCTGTGGGAGGGCGCGGGAGCGCTGGTGACCGCGGCCGCCCTGCGCCGGGAGGGCCGGGGGGCGCGGACGGCACCCGCCGGGGTCCTGCCGAGCCCTCCTGAGTGACCCGGCGGCGCAAGACCCGGAGGCGCCCGGCGCGAGGTTAGGGCGGTTGCCCGATCCGCGCGGGGGTCCTCAGCTGCGACGGTCCTCGGGAGGGCCGGACCGGACCGGCCCCGCGGGGGCTGAGGGGGCGGATGCGGTGGGACGGGTGGCACGCGAGGTGCTGAGGGACCGCGACGCGGGACTGTACCTGTCCGCGGTGGTGGTCTCCGGCTTCGGTACGTCCGCGATGTGGCTCGCCGCGGGGGTCTGGGTCAAGTCGCTGACGGGCTCCGACTCCCTGGCCGCGCTGACCGCGTTCGCGATGTGGGCGCCGTCGCTGCTCGGCCCGCTGCTGGGGGCCGTCGCCGACCGGTTCCGCCGCCGGCCCCTGCTGGTGTGGTCGAACCTGGCGATGTCCGTGCTGCTGCTCCCGCTGCTCGCCGTGGACTCGGCCGGGCGGGTGTGGATCCTGTACGCGGTGCTGGCGGTCTACGGCGCCGTCTCGGTCGTGCAGGACGCCGCCGAGGCCGGGCTGGTCGCGAAGGTCGTGGACGCCCGGCTGCTCGGCGACGTCAACGGCCTGCGCATGGCGGCGAACGAGGGGATGAAGCTGCTCGCACCGCTCGTGGGGGTGGTGCTCCTCACCCGGTTCGGCGGGGCCTCCGTGGCGCTGCTGGACATCGCGTCGTTCGCCGCGGCCGCCGCGGTCTTCGCGCTGCTGCGGGTGCGCGAGGAGCGGCCCGCCGCCCGGCCGAAGGGCGCCGGCAGGCTGTCGGAGGTGACGGCCGGGGCCCGGGAGCTGTGGCGTTCCCCGGTGCTCCGGCCGCTGGTCGCGGGCGGGGCGGCCACGATGGCGCTGGCCGGGGTCAACGGGGCGCTGGTCTACGCGGTGACGGACTCGGTGCTGGACCGCTCCCCCGCGTTCACGGGGGTGCTCTACGCGGCGCAGGGCGCGGGCTCCGTGCTCTGCGGCCTGCTGGCGGGACCAATGCTGCGCAGGGCGGGTGAGCGCCGGGTCGCGGCCGCCGGGGTGGCCCTGTTCGCCGTCGCCGTCGCGCTGCGGGCCCTGCCGTACGACGCGGTGGCCCTGGTGTGCAGTGCGGGCATCGGGCTCGGCCTGCCGTGCGTGCTGCTGGCGGCGGCGACCGCCGTGCAGCGCGAGACGCCGGACGCGGTGCTGGGCCGCACCGCGGCGACCGCGAGCACGCTGATGTTCCTTCCGAACGCGGTGACGCTGGCGCTGGGCGCCGCGCTGGCGGCGTTCGCCGATGTCCGGGTGCTGCTGCCGCTGACGGGTGCGCTGGGCCTGGCCGTGGCGGCTCTGCTGGCCCGCCCCGGCCGGGGAGCCGCGGAACTCCCGCACCCGTGACACCACCACCGGACCAGGCAGCCGCAGCGCCCCCACCCCCGAGACCGTCAGGCCGGGGAGCGCAGCGCCTCGCGCACGGCGGCCAGGTCCTCGTCGGACGCCAGGCCCGCGTGGTAGAGCCGCAGTTCGGTGGCGCCCGCCTCGGCGGCGCGGGCCGCGTCGGCGGCGAGAGCGGCGGGCGAGCCGCCCATGCCCGAGACGACCGTGAGGTTCGCCGCCAGCACGGTGTCCGGCCGGGTGTGCGGGACGAACGGGGCGAGCAGCCGCGGGCCGCCGGTGCAGGGCACGACCACCCCGTCGGCGACGGAGAGGACGTGTGCCGGGTCGACGCCGGCGTTGGCGCCGCAGCGCAGGGGCTCGGGGTCGGCGTGCAGGAGGACCCGGAAGCCGTCCGGCGCCGCGGCCCGCACGGCCGCCACGGCCCGCTCCTGGAGCGACCGGGCGGTGCCGGTGCGGAACGCGGCGACCGCGTCGGCGAGATCGGCGCCCAGCAGGTCGCGGACGCTCGCGCCCTGCGGCGCGGTGCCCTGCCAGACCGGCTCCAGGGCCTTGCGCACCGTCTCGGCGAGCCGGTCGGGGGCGGCCCCGGCCTCCTCGTATCCCGCTCCGCAGGAGCCGCAGAAGCAGAGCGACATCAGGTACTGCGCCGCCTCCCCCAGCGCGACCCCGGCGATCTTGTCGTGGGCGTGCAGATGGGCGAGGCCGTACCAGCCGCAGGACTCGAGTTCCGTACCGCCCGCGCCGGGGCGGGCCGCCGCCTCCGCGGCGAGGGCGACCAGGTGGTCGCGGACCTCGGGCCGGGCGATGCACGGCGCCCACGGGTAACGGTCGCCGTAGGCGTTCACCACGGAGGTCCCCGGATGCTCCGCGCCCATACGGGAGTTGTGGGCGAGGACCACCCAGCTGTGCACGTCGAGCCCGGCGGCCGCCAGGGCGGCCGCGGCCTCGCCGAAGGCGTCGCCGCTCGCCCAGTCGCCCGCCTCGTAGGGCTTGAGCGCGTGGCCGGACCAGTGGGCCGGGTCGGGCGGGTAGAGGACGGCGGCATGGGAGGCGGTGACGATGCGGTGCCGGGGGTGGCGCGGCGTCAGGGCGCGGGTGGAGTGGTAGGCCGACGCGAGGGTGACCTGCCGGATCCCGAGGGCGGCGAGACGGTCCGGGGCCTCGGGGTCGCCCACGACGTCCCACGGGTAGAGGAAGGCCGACGTCCTCACGCGGCGCCCTCCAGCAGGGTGCGTCCGTGCGCGACGAGGGCCGCGAGGGCGTCGGTGTGGGCGGCGGTGGGCTCGCACAGCGGCGGGCGCACCTCGCCGACGTCGAGTCCGCCGAGGCGCACGCCCGCCTTGACCAGCGAGACGGCGTAGCCGCGGCCCTGGTTGCGCAGTTCGACCAGCGGCACGAAGAACCCGTCGAGCAGCCGGGCCACGGTCTTGTCGTCGCCGGTGGTCAGCGCCCGGTGGAAGGCGAGGGCGATGTCGGGGGCGAAGGCGAAGACGGCGGAGGAGTAGAGGCCGATGCCGATGCCGCGGTAGGCGAGCCCGGTCAGTTCGGCGGTGGGGAGGCCGTTGAAGTAGAGGAACTCGCGCCCGGGCTCCGCGGTGCGGACCGCGCTGACGATCCGCTGCATCAGGTCGAGGTCGCCGAGGCCGTCCTTGAGGCCGATGATCCGCTCGACGCGCGCCAGGGCCACCACGGTGTCGGGGGCGAAGACGGCGTTGTCGCGCTGGTAGACGATGACGTCGAGCGAGGTCGCGGCGGCGATGTCGGTGTAGTGCCGGATCAGACCGGGCTGGTCGGCGACGACGAGGTAGGGCGGCATGGCGAGCAGCCCGTCCGCGCCCTCCTCCTCGGCGGCCCGCGCGTAGGCGATCGCGAGCGCGGTGCCGTGGCCGGTACCGGCCAGGACGGGGACACGGCCGGCGCTCTCCTCCACGGCCGCCCGGACGCAGAGCCGGAACTCCTCGGGCGACAGGGCGTGGAACTCGCCGGTCCCGCAGCAGGCGAAGACCGCGGCGGCTCCCGCGTCGATGCCCGCGCGCACATGGGCGCGGAAGGCCGCGAGGTCGATGCCGCCGTCCGGCCCGTAGGCGGTGACGGGGAAGAACAGCGGCCCCCTGCCCCGGGTGAGCCGGGCGGCGAGGGGATCGGCGGCGAGCGGTTCTGAGGTCACTGGCGCTCCCTGGCCGTGCACCGAGCCTCCGCTCGTGCACAATTCTGATCGACGTCCATATTTCTGAACGCTGCCACGCTAGTCCGGCCCCGGCGGGCGGGTCAAGGAGCCCATCGGCAATCCGAGCCCCGGAATCGTCCACCTCGCGGGAGACTTGACGTCACCGGGGAGCGCTTTCTAGCGTGTCCACGGATGTGAATCGAGTCCACGCACCTGACGCGTCATGGCCGGGAACCCGCGGCCGTGAGTCCCCCGAGGGAGAGACCCAGCGATGCCGGCACCCCGCACCGTCCTGCTCACCGGCGCCGCCGGCGGGCTCGGCACCCTGATGCGCGGGCTGCTGCCCGCCTACGGCTACGAGCTCCGCCTCTTCGACGTCGTGCCGATCGAGGGCGAGCCGGACGCCGTCGTCGGCGACCTCGCCGACCGGGACGCGGTGCGCGAGGCCGTCCGCGGGGTCGACGCCGTGCTCCACCTGGCGGGCATCTCGCTGGAGGCCGACTTCGACAAGATCCTCCGGGCCAACATCGAGGGCACGTACAACCTCTACGAAGCCGCCCGGGAGGAGAAGGTCGACCGGGTCGTCTTCGCCTCCAGCAACCACGCCGTGGGGTACGTCCCGCGCCCGGCCGGCCCCGCGCCGGTCGCCCCCGGCGACCTCATCCCGGTCGAGACCCGCCACCGGCCCGACACCTTCTACGGCCTGTCCAAGTGCTTCGGCGAGGACCTGGCCCAGCTGTACTGGGACCGCCACGGG
It encodes the following:
- a CDS encoding MFS transporter, which produces MGRVAREVLRDRDAGLYLSAVVVSGFGTSAMWLAAGVWVKSLTGSDSLAALTAFAMWAPSLLGPLLGAVADRFRRRPLLVWSNLAMSVLLLPLLAVDSAGRVWILYAVLAVYGAVSVVQDAAEAGLVAKVVDARLLGDVNGLRMAANEGMKLLAPLVGVVLLTRFGGASVALLDIASFAAAAAVFALLRVREERPAARPKGAGRLSEVTAGARELWRSPVLRPLVAGGAATMALAGVNGALVYAVTDSVLDRSPAFTGVLYAAQGAGSVLCGLLAGPMLRRAGERRVAAAGVALFAVAVALRALPYDAVALVCSAGIGLGLPCVLLAAATAVQRETPDAVLGRTAATASTLMFLPNAVTLALGAALAAFADVRVLLPLTGALGLAVAALLARPGRGAAELPHP
- a CDS encoding 5-dehydro-4-deoxyglucarate dehydratase, with the protein product MTSEPLAADPLAARLTRGRGPLFFPVTAYGPDGGIDLAAFRAHVRAGIDAGAAAVFACCGTGEFHALSPEEFRLCVRAAVEESAGRVPVLAGTGHGTALAIAYARAAEEEGADGLLAMPPYLVVADQPGLIRHYTDIAAATSLDVIVYQRDNAVFAPDTVVALARVERIIGLKDGLGDLDLMQRIVSAVRTAEPGREFLYFNGLPTAELTGLAYRGIGIGLYSSAVFAFAPDIALAFHRALTTGDDKTVARLLDGFFVPLVELRNQGRGYAVSLVKAGVRLGGLDVGEVRPPLCEPTAAHTDALAALVAHGRTLLEGAA
- a CDS encoding NAD-dependent epimerase/dehydratase family protein, with translation MPAPRTVLLTGAAGGLGTLMRGLLPAYGYELRLFDVVPIEGEPDAVVGDLADRDAVREAVRGVDAVLHLAGISLEADFDKILRANIEGTYNLYEAAREEKVDRVVFASSNHAVGYVPRPAGPAPVAPGDLIPVETRHRPDTFYGLSKCFGEDLAQLYWDRHGLQTVSVRIGSCFMEPTSVRMLSVWMSPGDGARLFHAALSAEDVGHSIVYGSSANTRLWWDLSSARALGYEPQDDSEQYAPKLLAEHGELDPEKPEHACLGGHFTTDPPRWPH